The proteins below are encoded in one region of Aeromonas veronii:
- a CDS encoding LysR family transcriptional regulator: MTPDLNDLYYYVQVVDNGGFAQAGRALGIPKSKLSRRIALLEERLGVRLIQRSSRSFQVTELGLAYLARCRAMLVEAEAAQSLIDSTRTEPCGVVRLSCPIDLLHTKVSKLLVAFALQYPRISVQLVGVNRAVDLVSEGLDVAIRVRPLPLEDSELAMRVLGYASQCLLASPALLARHGEPGGPADLLGWPSLGHGSTMEGHRWQLLGPEGAEVRQHHSPRFVTTDMQGLRQAAIEGLGVVQLPVMMVQEALDNGSLRHLLPGWAPRQEVIHAVFPSRRGLLPSVRALIDHLAQGFAPMAKP; this comes from the coding sequence ATGACTCCCGATCTCAACGACCTCTATTACTACGTCCAGGTGGTGGACAACGGCGGCTTTGCCCAGGCAGGTCGGGCCCTTGGCATCCCCAAGTCCAAACTCAGCCGTCGCATCGCCCTGCTGGAGGAGCGGCTGGGGGTACGCCTCATCCAGCGCTCCAGCCGCAGTTTTCAGGTCACCGAGCTGGGGCTGGCCTATCTGGCCCGCTGCCGGGCCATGCTGGTGGAGGCCGAGGCCGCCCAGTCTCTTATCGACTCGACCCGCACCGAACCTTGCGGCGTGGTGCGCCTCTCCTGCCCCATCGATCTGCTCCACACCAAGGTGAGCAAGCTACTGGTGGCCTTCGCCCTGCAATACCCCAGGATCAGCGTGCAGCTTGTCGGGGTGAACCGGGCGGTGGATCTGGTGAGCGAGGGGCTGGATGTCGCCATCAGGGTGAGACCCCTCCCGCTGGAGGACAGCGAGCTGGCCATGCGGGTGCTGGGGTATGCAAGCCAGTGCCTGCTCGCGAGCCCCGCCCTGCTGGCCCGCCATGGCGAGCCCGGGGGACCGGCGGATCTGCTGGGTTGGCCAAGCCTTGGTCATGGCAGCACCATGGAGGGTCATCGCTGGCAGCTGCTGGGACCGGAGGGGGCCGAGGTACGACAACATCACAGCCCCCGCTTCGTCACGACCGACATGCAGGGGTTGCGGCAGGCGGCCATCGAGGGGCTAGGCGTCGTCCAGCTTCCCGTCATGATGGTGCAGGAGGCGCTCGACAATGGCAGCTTGCGGCATCTGCTGCCCGGCTGGGCACCGCGCCAGGAGGTGATCCACGCGGTCTTCCCCAGCCGGCGAGGCCTGCTGCCTTCGGTGCGGGCCCTGATCGATCACCTCGCCCAGGGGTTTGCCCCCATGGCGAAGCCGTGA
- a CDS encoding YbaB/EbfC family nucleoid-associated protein produces the protein MFGKGGMGNLMKQAQQMQERMQKMQEQLAQMEVVGEAGAGMVKVTMAGSHSVRRIEIDPSLMDDDKEMIEDLVAAAVNDAVRRVEEQNKAKMGELTGGMQLPPGMKLPF, from the coding sequence ATGTTTGGTAAAGGTGGAATGGGTAACCTGATGAAACAGGCCCAACAGATGCAAGAGCGCATGCAGAAGATGCAAGAGCAGCTTGCCCAGATGGAAGTAGTCGGTGAAGCCGGTGCTGGCATGGTCAAGGTCACCATGGCCGGCAGCCACAGCGTGCGCCGCATCGAGATCGATCCCAGCCTGATGGACGATGACAAAGAGATGATCGAGGATCTGGTCGCCGCCGCCGTCAATGACGCCGTGCGCCGGGTCGAAGAGCAGAACAAGGCCAAGATGGGCGAGCTGACCGGTGGCATGCAACTGCCCCCGGGCATGAAGCTGCCGTTCTAA
- the dnaX gene encoding DNA polymerase III subunit gamma/tau, giving the protein MSYQVLARKWRPHTFEQVVGQQHVLTALTNALDQGRLHHAYLLSGTRGVGKTTIARILAKSLNCEQGIGSHPCGVCDTCREIDQGNFVDLLEIDAASRTKVEDTRELLDNVQYRPARGRFKVYLIDEVHMLSRHSFNALLKTLEEPPPYVKFLLATTDPQKLPITILSRCLQFHLKSLDQSQIAKQLEWVLDQEGQPFEPRALLALAKAADGSMRDALSLTDQALAHGNGSVRLDSVLTMLGTLDHHHLHQLLEAVLRQDAPATMAKITEIATLGPDFDQLHAELEALLHRVAMAQLLPASVQEQGADADALLQLAQAMSPEEVQLCYQIVLGGRKDLPWAPDGRTALEMTCLRMLAFSPRREVLHPANLSAVPLSMVPAQAAGGAAPATLGKPRGVEPAPVASVDPEPVTAISGSATAGVRPHGNAERTPDTSAEAGTGHDVDGDDTLTPLFAEQEELLQAAHQMGYAQPEAVSLVAEADLPVTAQPGAMSPEPADAIATPEAIPAEQAAPSAASSMQSLLGKRNLLRSRLRGDATTPAAAQRTAPSKPLATAQSVSAQAAVAQAAAAQPAAVQAQALSQVPATDPRAIGAPVQPATNYDDLPPLDAYEESGSDYEEYLSQGFGDTFSAPAPQATAAPRATVPAPVMARPAPDDLPPWDLDGVAPAMAQAPAAAAPSASPMPAPVQDDVPLVPLMETIDWDELEGESQPEEEGEVPRLVPSSLLVNCGDPWAELIARTGVGGRLRQLAINSVMSQQGDRVLLTLKPEQRHLVSDRARADLAEIIGPELGGTVQVEVTLGTDPAQETPLEIEHRLYLGVREQVSRDLAEDPHVQFLQQRFGAVLHPESIEPLSR; this is encoded by the coding sequence ATGAGCTATCAGGTTCTGGCGCGTAAATGGCGCCCCCATACATTCGAACAAGTGGTTGGCCAGCAACATGTGCTGACCGCCCTGACCAATGCCCTGGATCAGGGACGGCTGCATCACGCCTATCTGCTGAGCGGCACCCGCGGGGTCGGCAAGACCACCATAGCCCGCATCCTGGCCAAGAGTCTCAACTGCGAGCAGGGGATCGGCAGCCACCCGTGCGGCGTCTGCGACACCTGCCGCGAGATCGATCAGGGCAACTTCGTCGATCTGCTGGAGATCGATGCGGCGTCCCGTACCAAGGTGGAGGATACCCGCGAGCTGCTGGACAATGTGCAGTACCGCCCGGCCCGCGGCCGCTTCAAGGTGTACCTCATCGATGAGGTGCACATGCTGTCGCGCCACAGCTTCAACGCGCTGCTCAAGACTCTGGAAGAGCCGCCTCCCTATGTGAAGTTCCTGCTGGCCACCACGGATCCGCAGAAGTTGCCCATCACCATCCTCTCCCGCTGCCTGCAGTTCCATCTCAAGAGTCTGGATCAGAGCCAGATCGCCAAGCAGCTGGAGTGGGTGCTGGATCAGGAAGGCCAGCCGTTCGAGCCCCGCGCCCTGCTGGCGCTCGCCAAGGCGGCGGATGGCAGCATGCGCGATGCCCTGAGCCTCACCGATCAGGCGCTGGCTCACGGCAACGGCAGCGTGCGCCTCGACAGCGTGCTCACCATGCTGGGCACCCTCGACCATCACCACCTGCACCAGTTGCTGGAGGCCGTGCTGCGCCAGGATGCCCCGGCGACCATGGCCAAGATCACCGAGATCGCCACCCTGGGGCCGGATTTCGATCAACTGCACGCCGAGCTGGAAGCCTTGCTGCACCGCGTCGCCATGGCGCAACTGCTGCCGGCCAGCGTGCAGGAGCAGGGGGCGGACGCCGATGCCCTGCTGCAGCTCGCCCAGGCCATGAGCCCGGAAGAGGTGCAGCTCTGCTACCAGATAGTGCTGGGGGGACGCAAGGATCTGCCCTGGGCACCGGATGGGCGCACCGCGCTGGAGATGACCTGCCTGCGCATGCTGGCGTTTTCACCGCGTCGCGAGGTGCTGCATCCTGCCAACCTGAGCGCGGTCCCCCTCTCCATGGTGCCAGCGCAGGCTGCGGGGGGGGCGGCACCCGCCACCCTGGGAAAGCCTCGCGGGGTTGAGCCAGCCCCCGTCGCATCGGTCGATCCCGAGCCGGTAACGGCCATCTCCGGGTCGGCAACAGCAGGCGTCCGTCCGCATGGGAATGCCGAGAGGACGCCAGACACGTCGGCTGAAGCGGGAACTGGCCACGATGTCGATGGGGATGACACGCTGACGCCGCTCTTTGCCGAGCAGGAGGAACTGCTGCAAGCTGCTCACCAGATGGGCTATGCGCAGCCGGAAGCCGTGTCACTAGTCGCCGAGGCGGATCTGCCCGTGACCGCCCAGCCCGGTGCCATGTCTCCTGAGCCGGCTGATGCCATCGCCACGCCAGAGGCGATACCCGCGGAGCAAGCCGCGCCATCCGCCGCGTCCAGCATGCAGAGCCTGCTTGGCAAGCGCAACTTGCTGCGAAGCCGTCTGCGCGGCGACGCCACCACCCCGGCGGCAGCGCAAAGAACGGCGCCGAGCAAGCCGCTCGCGACGGCACAATCTGTGTCGGCCCAAGCTGCGGTGGCCCAAGCTGCGGCGGCTCAGCCGGCTGCGGTGCAAGCCCAGGCACTCTCCCAGGTGCCTGCAACCGACCCCCGTGCGATTGGTGCCCCGGTTCAGCCAGCGACCAACTATGACGATCTGCCCCCCCTCGATGCCTACGAGGAGAGCGGCAGTGATTATGAGGAGTATCTGAGCCAGGGCTTTGGCGATACCTTCAGCGCCCCCGCACCGCAAGCCACTGCGGCCCCTCGCGCTACCGTGCCGGCACCCGTCATGGCACGACCCGCGCCGGACGATCTGCCGCCCTGGGATCTGGACGGGGTAGCGCCTGCGATGGCCCAGGCGCCTGCCGCCGCGGCCCCGTCTGCGTCACCCATGCCTGCCCCCGTGCAAGATGACGTGCCGCTGGTTCCCCTGATGGAGACCATCGACTGGGATGAACTGGAAGGTGAGAGCCAGCCGGAAGAGGAGGGGGAAGTGCCAAGGCTCGTTCCCTCTTCCTTGCTGGTCAACTGCGGTGACCCTTGGGCCGAGCTGATTGCCCGCACCGGTGTGGGCGGGCGTCTGCGTCAGCTCGCCATCAACTCGGTGATGAGCCAGCAGGGAGACAGAGTGCTGCTCACCCTCAAGCCCGAGCAGCGCCACCTGGTGAGCGATCGGGCCCGCGCCGATCTGGCCGAGATCATCGGCCCCGAACTGGGGGGGACGGTGCAGGTGGAGGTGACCCTTGGCACGGATCCCGCCCAGGAAACCCCCCTTGAGATAGAGCACCGCCTCTACCTCGGGGTCCGTGAGCAGGTGAGCCGGGACTTGGCCGAGGATCCCCATGTACAATTTCTGCAGCAGCGCTTTGGCGCCGTGCTTCATCCCGAGAGCATCGAGCCCTTGAGCCGTTGA
- the apt gene encoding adenine phosphoribosyltransferase — protein MNPDTLKFIEASIKTIPDYPKPGILFRDITSLIENAEAFKATIDLLADHYRDQGITKIVGTEARGFIFGAPVAFAMGLGFVPVRKPGKLPRAVIEESYALEYGTDTLQLHTDAIVPGDKVLVVDDLLATGGTVDATVKLIRRAGGEVVDAAFIISLPSLGGDARLTAAGVKVVSLVELAGA, from the coding sequence ATGAATCCGGATACCCTGAAGTTTATCGAAGCGAGCATCAAGACCATTCCCGACTACCCGAAGCCGGGCATCCTGTTTCGCGATATCACCAGCCTGATCGAGAATGCCGAGGCCTTCAAGGCCACCATCGATCTGCTGGCCGACCACTATCGTGATCAAGGGATCACCAAGATCGTCGGCACCGAGGCCCGCGGCTTCATCTTCGGCGCCCCCGTCGCATTCGCCATGGGCCTGGGGTTCGTGCCGGTGCGCAAGCCGGGCAAGCTGCCCCGCGCCGTCATCGAGGAGTCCTATGCCCTGGAATACGGCACCGACACCCTGCAACTGCACACCGACGCCATAGTCCCCGGTGACAAGGTGCTGGTCGTTGACGATCTGCTGGCCACCGGCGGCACCGTCGATGCCACCGTCAAGCTGATCCGCCGCGCCGGCGGGGAAGTGGTCGATGCGGCCTTCATCATCTCCCTGCCGTCCCTCGGCGGTGATGCCCGCCTGACCGCCGCTGGCGTCAAGGTGGTCTCTCTGGTCGAACTCGCAGGCGCATAA
- a CDS encoding YbaN family protein gives MKRWCLMALGWLAFATGIVGIVLPLLPTTPFMLLAAALFARSSPRFHAWLLAHPWFGPPIADWQQYRGIRRHARRRAIIFILISFGVSLWVVPMPWVRLLLVAIMVILLTWLMRLPVLAPVAMEK, from the coding sequence ATGAAGCGTTGGTGTTTGATGGCCCTTGGCTGGTTGGCCTTTGCCACGGGGATTGTCGGGATCGTTCTGCCCCTGCTGCCGACCACCCCCTTCATGTTGCTGGCGGCGGCGCTGTTTGCCCGCTCATCCCCCCGTTTTCACGCCTGGTTGCTGGCGCACCCCTGGTTTGGTCCCCCCATTGCCGATTGGCAGCAATATCGCGGCATTCGTCGCCATGCCAGACGCCGGGCCATCATCTTTATCCTGATCTCCTTCGGGGTATCGCTCTGGGTGGTCCCCATGCCCTGGGTACGGCTCTTGCTGGTTGCTATTATGGTGATCCTGCTCACCTGGTTAATGCGTCTGCCGGTGCTGGCGCCAGTTGCAATGGAGAAGTGA
- the dusC gene encoding tRNA dihydrouridine(16) synthase DusC — MRVILAPMQGVLDHLMREVLTSVNDYDLCVSEFIRVVDQLLPAKVFHRLCPELRQDGKTRAGTPVRVQLLGQHPEWLAENAVRAIELGSPGVDLNFGCPAPTVNKSKGGAVLLKEPETIYRIVKAVREAVPAHLPVSAKIRLGYDDKALYLDNAQAVYQAGACELAVHARTKQEGYKAPAHWEYVDAIRRALPIPVTANGEIWDRADALSCAQVSGCESLMVGRGAISLPNLANVMKTGCAHMSWAEVLQLMVSYTEQDLASEKADYYPSRIKQWFSYLKREYPEADDLFRDIRLHKETGPIREALLQAAKTVS; from the coding sequence ATGCGCGTTATTTTGGCCCCCATGCAGGGGGTGCTGGACCACCTGATGCGGGAGGTGCTCACCTCCGTCAACGATTACGACCTCTGTGTCAGCGAATTCATCCGCGTCGTCGATCAGTTGCTGCCCGCCAAGGTATTCCATCGCCTCTGTCCCGAGCTGCGCCAGGACGGCAAGACCCGCGCCGGCACCCCGGTGCGGGTGCAGTTGCTGGGACAACACCCCGAGTGGCTGGCCGAAAACGCGGTGCGCGCCATCGAGCTCGGCTCCCCCGGGGTGGATCTCAACTTCGGCTGCCCCGCTCCCACGGTCAACAAGAGCAAGGGAGGGGCCGTGCTGCTCAAGGAGCCCGAGACCATCTATCGGATCGTCAAGGCGGTGCGTGAAGCGGTGCCCGCCCATCTGCCGGTCAGCGCCAAGATCCGCCTCGGTTACGATGACAAGGCCCTCTATCTGGACAACGCCCAGGCGGTCTATCAGGCCGGGGCCTGCGAGCTGGCGGTCCATGCCCGCACCAAGCAGGAAGGCTACAAGGCGCCAGCCCACTGGGAGTACGTGGACGCCATCCGCCGCGCCCTGCCCATTCCGGTGACCGCCAACGGGGAGATCTGGGATCGTGCCGATGCGCTCAGCTGCGCCCAGGTCTCCGGCTGCGAGTCCCTCATGGTGGGGCGCGGGGCCATCTCCCTGCCCAACCTCGCCAACGTGATGAAAACCGGGTGCGCCCACATGAGCTGGGCCGAGGTGCTGCAACTGATGGTGAGCTACACCGAGCAAGATCTGGCGAGCGAGAAGGCGGATTACTATCCCAGCCGGATCAAGCAGTGGTTCAGTTACCTAAAACGCGAATATCCTGAAGCTGACGACCTTTTCCGGGATATTCGTCTGCACAAGGAAACAGGACCTATTCGGGAAGCCTTGCTGCAAGCCGCAAAAACTGTGAGCTAA
- a CDS encoding TraR/DksA family transcriptional regulator, translated as MTPAQLAEWRERLQADWAQMREELIAELKANRRSDWAEQIEGCERDQLVDLITRLRLPKVDLLIARLKRIDAALCQMDLDLYGLCSDCEEPLTLAQLAQDPSLQRCPSCETRYRKGFHAHEL; from the coding sequence ATGACACCAGCCCAGCTGGCCGAGTGGCGTGAGCGCTTGCAGGCAGACTGGGCGCAAATGAGAGAAGAGCTGATTGCCGAACTGAAGGCCAACCGGCGCAGCGACTGGGCAGAGCAGATCGAGGGTTGTGAACGCGACCAGCTGGTGGATCTCATCACCCGCCTGCGGCTACCCAAGGTGGACTTGCTGATCGCCCGCCTCAAGCGCATCGATGCCGCCCTCTGCCAGATGGATCTCGACCTCTATGGTTTATGTTCCGATTGCGAGGAGCCACTGACCCTCGCCCAGCTGGCGCAAGATCCCAGCCTGCAACGCTGCCCGTCCTGCGAAACCCGCTACCGCAAAGGGTTCCACGCACACGAACTATGA
- the rnd gene encoding ribonuclease D gives MQYQLISQQAELEQYLAALADVPLAIDTEFVRTRTYYPQLGLFQIYDGHQLALLDPLTLDLSGLWQRLGQAGQVAILHASGEDLELIQHQAGHLPNLMHDTQLAAAFLGHGVSVGFGALVKEFLGVELEKDQARTDWLARPLTARQLEYAAADVFYLLPLYDKVMAQLRESGKQAWFEQECQNHCARKTQSSDPRQAYLEIINAWQLGRRELAILRELAAWRQQEAVRRDLALNFVVKELHLFKVAERKPVSLRDLNELGLAPIEIKIHGKRMLDIVANAQQSAPESWPEPIRRLVDYPQYKAELKRIKGMVEEKAKASNVPPELVASKKIIHQYFTWSWRMSDEERARADKPMLLQGWRHELVGHLLAQ, from the coding sequence ATGCAATATCAACTCATTTCACAGCAAGCCGAACTGGAACAGTATCTCGCCGCCCTGGCAGACGTTCCGTTGGCCATCGATACCGAATTCGTTCGCACCCGTACCTACTACCCCCAGCTCGGTCTGTTCCAGATCTACGACGGTCATCAACTGGCCCTGCTGGATCCCCTGACCCTGGATTTGTCCGGCCTCTGGCAACGTCTGGGCCAGGCAGGGCAGGTCGCCATCCTGCACGCCTCCGGTGAGGATCTGGAACTCATCCAGCATCAGGCGGGGCATCTGCCGAACCTGATGCATGACACCCAGCTGGCGGCGGCCTTCCTCGGCCATGGTGTCTCCGTGGGCTTCGGCGCCCTGGTGAAGGAGTTCCTCGGGGTGGAGCTTGAAAAGGATCAGGCGCGCACCGACTGGCTGGCCCGCCCATTGACCGCCCGTCAGCTCGAATACGCGGCCGCCGACGTCTTCTATCTGCTGCCCCTCTACGACAAGGTGATGGCCCAGTTGCGAGAGAGCGGCAAGCAGGCATGGTTCGAGCAGGAGTGCCAGAACCACTGCGCCCGCAAGACCCAGAGCAGCGATCCCCGTCAGGCTTATCTCGAGATTATCAACGCCTGGCAGCTGGGGCGCCGGGAACTCGCCATCCTGCGGGAACTGGCCGCCTGGCGCCAGCAGGAGGCGGTGCGCCGGGATCTGGCCCTGAACTTCGTGGTCAAGGAGCTGCACCTGTTCAAGGTGGCGGAGCGCAAACCCGTCTCGCTGCGGGATCTCAACGAGCTGGGGCTGGCCCCCATCGAGATCAAGATCCACGGCAAGCGGATGCTGGACATCGTTGCCAATGCCCAGCAGAGCGCGCCGGAGAGCTGGCCCGAGCCCATTCGCCGACTGGTGGATTACCCCCAGTACAAGGCTGAGCTCAAGCGCATCAAGGGCATGGTGGAAGAGAAGGCCAAGGCCAGCAATGTTCCCCCCGAGCTGGTGGCGAGCAAGAAGATCATTCACCAGTACTTCACTTGGAGCTGGCGCATGAGCGACGAGGAGCGGGCCCGGGCCGACAAGCCCATGCTGCTGCAGGGCTGGCGCCATGAACTGGTGGGCCACCTGCTGGCCCAGTGA
- the fadD gene encoding long-chain-fatty-acid--CoA ligase FadD, whose translation MEKVWLKRYPNGVPAEINPDQYGSLVEMFEESVTQFADQPAFVNMGQTITYRRLEEQSRAFAAYLQNELKLARGDRVAVMMPNLLQYPIAVFGILRAGMTVVNVNPLYTPRELEHQLNDSGARAIIIVSNFAHTLEKVVYNTPVKHVILTRMGDNLGLAKGTLVNFVVKYVKKLVPKYNLPHASTMRQALAKGRYLQYIKPEISNQDIAFLQYTGGTTGLSKGAMLTHRNMIANVEQCLGVYGPVLERGKEFVVTALPLYHVFALTVNCLLFMRLGGYNLLISNPRDIPGFVKEIKKYPFTCITGVNTLFNALVNNDEFRTMDFSRLKLTIGGGMAVQRAVAEQWKGLTKTPLLEGYGLTECSPLVSVCPYDLVDYNGSIGLPVCSTDIRLVDDDGQVIHELGKPGEMQVRGPQVMTGYWQRPEATAEVMQDGWLCTGDIAVCDDQGFFKIVDRKKDMILVSGFNVYPNEIEDVVALNPKVLEVAAVGVPHKVSGELVKIFVVKKDASLREDEIIAHCRKHLTAYKVPKLVEFRDELPKTNVGKILRRVLRDEEIAKQ comes from the coding sequence GTGGAAAAAGTCTGGCTGAAGCGTTATCCAAACGGGGTTCCCGCCGAGATCAATCCAGACCAATACGGCTCTCTGGTCGAGATGTTTGAAGAGTCGGTGACCCAGTTCGCCGATCAGCCCGCCTTCGTCAACATGGGGCAGACCATCACCTATCGCCGGCTGGAAGAGCAGTCCCGCGCCTTTGCCGCCTACCTGCAAAACGAGCTGAAACTGGCCAGAGGGGACAGGGTTGCGGTGATGATGCCGAACCTGCTCCAGTATCCCATCGCCGTGTTCGGCATCCTGCGCGCCGGCATGACGGTGGTGAACGTCAATCCGCTCTACACCCCGCGCGAGCTGGAACATCAGCTCAACGACTCCGGCGCCCGTGCCATCATCATCGTCTCCAACTTCGCCCATACCCTGGAGAAGGTGGTCTACAACACGCCGGTCAAGCACGTGATCTTGACCCGGATGGGGGACAACCTGGGACTGGCCAAGGGGACCCTGGTCAACTTCGTGGTGAAATACGTCAAGAAGCTGGTCCCCAAATACAACCTGCCCCACGCCAGCACCATGCGCCAGGCCCTCGCCAAGGGGCGCTACCTGCAGTACATCAAGCCGGAGATCAGCAACCAGGACATCGCCTTCCTGCAATACACCGGTGGCACCACGGGCCTCTCCAAGGGGGCCATGCTGACTCACCGCAACATGATTGCCAACGTCGAACAGTGCCTCGGCGTCTACGGCCCCGTGCTGGAGCGTGGCAAGGAGTTCGTGGTGACCGCGCTGCCGCTCTACCACGTGTTCGCCCTGACCGTGAACTGCCTGCTGTTCATGCGCCTCGGGGGTTACAACCTGCTCATCAGCAACCCCCGCGACATCCCGGGCTTTGTCAAAGAGATCAAGAAATACCCCTTCACCTGCATCACCGGGGTCAACACCCTGTTCAACGCCCTGGTCAACAACGACGAGTTTCGGACCATGGACTTCTCTCGCCTCAAGCTCACCATTGGCGGCGGCATGGCGGTGCAGCGGGCGGTGGCCGAGCAGTGGAAGGGGCTGACCAAGACCCCGCTGCTGGAAGGCTATGGCCTGACCGAGTGCTCACCCCTGGTGAGCGTCTGCCCCTACGATCTGGTGGACTACAACGGTTCCATCGGTCTGCCGGTCTGCTCCACCGACATTCGCCTGGTGGACGATGATGGCCAGGTGATCCACGAACTCGGCAAGCCGGGGGAGATGCAGGTACGCGGCCCCCAGGTGATGACCGGCTACTGGCAGCGCCCGGAGGCCACCGCCGAGGTGATGCAGGATGGCTGGCTCTGTACCGGTGACATCGCGGTGTGCGACGATCAGGGCTTCTTCAAGATCGTGGATCGCAAGAAGGACATGATCCTGGTCTCCGGTTTCAACGTCTATCCGAACGAGATTGAAGACGTGGTGGCCCTCAATCCCAAGGTGCTGGAAGTGGCGGCGGTGGGCGTGCCCCACAAGGTATCCGGCGAACTGGTGAAGATCTTCGTGGTCAAGAAAGACGCAAGCCTGCGGGAGGATGAGATTATTGCCCACTGCCGCAAACATCTGACTGCCTATAAGGTACCGAAACTGGTAGAATTTCGTGACGAACTTCCCAAGACCAATGTGGGCAAGATCCTGCGCCGCGTGTTACGCGACGAGGAGATTGCGAAGCAGTAA
- a CDS encoding alpha/beta fold hydrolase, translating into MSQAPLQARSLTLANGRRVALLDNGQQGKPLLIALHGWLDNAASFLPLAPHLEGFHLICIDLPGHGHSDHKPTPYVFVDWLDDLHQIVQAAGWPPFMLLGHSLGALIACAYAGVFPDQVSRLILLEGIGPLSQPDDEVPDQLRRAILNRSRTRERAAAGFASVEEAVAARCKVADIGVDAARLICERQLVVREGRWHWRSDPRLRDLSPLRMSEGQARALIRAIRSPVLFIRGEQGFAALQTQWQQRAGAFRQIEMAVVAGNHHFHMDNSAQTAVCIESFCQIR; encoded by the coding sequence ATGAGCCAGGCGCCGCTGCAAGCGCGCAGCCTCACCCTGGCAAATGGCCGCCGGGTTGCCCTGCTGGATAATGGTCAGCAGGGCAAGCCCCTGCTGATCGCCCTGCACGGCTGGCTCGACAACGCCGCCTCCTTCCTGCCCCTTGCCCCTCATCTCGAGGGGTTTCACCTGATCTGCATCGACTTGCCGGGACACGGCCATTCGGATCACAAGCCGACCCCCTATGTGTTCGTCGACTGGCTGGACGATCTTCATCAGATTGTCCAGGCGGCTGGCTGGCCGCCGTTCATGCTGCTGGGCCACTCGCTGGGGGCGCTCATCGCCTGCGCCTATGCCGGTGTCTTCCCGGATCAGGTGAGCCGGCTCATCCTGCTGGAAGGGATCGGGCCACTCAGCCAGCCGGACGACGAGGTGCCGGATCAACTGCGCCGGGCCATCCTCAACCGCAGTCGCACCCGGGAGCGGGCTGCGGCCGGCTTTGCTTCCGTCGAGGAGGCGGTGGCGGCTCGCTGCAAGGTGGCGGATATCGGCGTGGATGCCGCACGCCTCATCTGCGAGCGCCAGCTCGTGGTGCGGGAGGGGCGCTGGCACTGGCGCAGTGATCCGCGCCTGCGGGATCTCTCACCCCTACGCATGAGCGAGGGGCAGGCCAGGGCGCTGATCCGCGCCATCCGCTCTCCCGTGCTCTTCATCCGCGGCGAGCAGGGATTTGCTGCCTTGCAGACACAGTGGCAACAGCGGGCCGGGGCATTCAGACAGATAGAAATGGCGGTAGTGGCAGGAAATCATCATTTTCATATGGATAATTCAGCGCAAACCGCCGTTTGTATCGAAAGTTTCTGCCAGATCCGGTAG
- a CDS encoding Slp family lipoprotein: MMKRMIVLGLMGLLLSACSSVPKELAYEPESALVAYQPALEGMNGKPARWSGVIAAVHNEQDQSIIEVVYLPLKSNGVPTQTEKSPGRFLAIMKGFADPGLYAKGRSLTVLGTLESPEESEIGKHKYRFSVLKVNASKLWPPVKEVEIRYADPYFYDPFYDPFWPRRPYHRYW, encoded by the coding sequence ATGATGAAACGCATGATAGTGCTGGGTCTGATGGGGCTGCTGCTCAGTGCCTGCAGCTCCGTGCCCAAGGAGCTGGCCTATGAACCCGAGAGTGCCCTGGTGGCCTATCAGCCCGCCCTGGAGGGGATGAACGGCAAGCCCGCCCGCTGGAGCGGGGTGATCGCCGCGGTACACAACGAGCAGGATCAGAGCATCATCGAGGTGGTCTACCTGCCGCTGAAAAGCAACGGGGTACCCACCCAGACCGAGAAAAGCCCTGGGCGCTTCCTCGCCATCATGAAGGGCTTTGCGGATCCCGGCCTTTATGCCAAGGGCCGCAGTCTGACGGTGCTCGGCACCCTGGAGTCACCGGAGGAGAGCGAGATAGGCAAGCACAAGTACCGTTTCTCCGTGCTCAAGGTGAACGCCAGCAAGCTGTGGCCACCGGTCAAAGAGGTGGAGATCCGCTACGCGGATCCGTACTTCTACGACCCCTTCTATGATCCCTTCTGGCCGAGACGGCCCTACCACCGTTACTGGTGA